One genomic segment of Hordeum vulgare subsp. vulgare chromosome 2H, MorexV3_pseudomolecules_assembly, whole genome shotgun sequence includes these proteins:
- the LOC123430441 gene encoding BAG family molecular chaperone regulator 1-like → MFKLRCPNPKRLFRRSSSKISRSSSSCSSSSDSGNDASGGIRGGGGSGEIEWEVRPGGMLVQRRDGRGDVEVITVRVATGYSWQDVSIGATCTFGELKVVVSMVTGLEPREQRLLFRGKEREDSDYLHMVGVRDKDKVLLFEDPALKDIKLRATLAAQAMQSPYQTFIKV, encoded by the exons ATGTTCAAGCTGAGGTGCCCCAACCCCAAGAGGCTTTTCAGGAGGAGTTCCTCCAAGATCAGCAGGTCTAGTagcagctgcagcagcagcagcgacagCGGCAACGATGCCTCCGGTGGCATCCGTGGAGGCGGCGGCAGCGGGGAGATCGAGTGGGAGGTGCGGCCGGGGGGCATGCTGGTGCAGAGGAGGGACGGGAGGGGGGACGTCGAGGTCATCACCGTCAGGGTGGCCACCGGCTACTCCTGGCAGGACGTCTCCATTGGAGCCACCTGCACTTTTG GTGAGCTAAAGGTGGTAGTGTCTATGGTGACGGGCTTGGAGCCGAGGGAGCAGCGGCTGCTGTTCAGGGGCAAGGAGAGGGAGGACAGTGACTACCTCCACATGGTTGGGGTGAGGGACAAAGACAAGGTGCTGCTCTTTGAGGACCCTGCCCTCAAAGACATCAAGCTTCGGGCCACGCTCGCGGCCCAGGCCATGCAGAGCCCGTATCAGACTTTTATCAAGGTGTAG